In Acidimicrobiales bacterium, the following proteins share a genomic window:
- a CDS encoding STAS domain-containing protein, which produces MVPLGVTTTVSNGLHMVTVRGDLDCATAPRLRAALEGMDAPGRTVLIDLSATDFMDCAGVGVLAASHRRLRDLGGELVLEAPSEPVRRVLDLTGLLDVITVAAGAV; this is translated from the coding sequence ATGGTCCCCTTGGGGGTGACGACGACCGTGAGCAACGGTCTCCACATGGTCACGGTCCGGGGAGATCTCGACTGCGCCACGGCACCAAGGCTTCGAGCCGCGCTCGAGGGTATGGACGCGCCGGGCCGGACCGTGCTGATCGACCTCAGCGCCACGGATTTCATGGACTGCGCCGGCGTCGGGGTCCTCGCGGCCTCACACCGGCGCCTGCGCGATCTCGGCGGTGAGCTCGTGCTCGAGGCGCCCAGCGAACCGGTGCGTCGGGTGCTCGACCTGACCGGGTTGCTCGACGTGATCACCGTGGCGGCCGGCGCCGTCTAG